Proteins from a single region of Dyadobacter fanqingshengii:
- a CDS encoding TonB-dependent receptor, which yields MPKTFYQLLVLVLVSVQAIAQEQITISGFVREKGSLELLPGVNVYLLNSTIGTVTNTYGFYSLTIPKSDSVTISYSFVGYERQEIRTGNVASQQIDLSLATANQLEEVIISGRRQDEKVSESVQMSQIEIPISQIKKIPAFFGEKDVIRVLQLMPGVQKGTEGQTGLYVRGGGPDQNLIILDDAVVYNASHLFGFFSVFNSDALKSVELTKGGFPARYGGRLSSVVEMNMKEGSKEKLHGEGGIGLISSRLTLEGPLAKKKSSFLISARRTYIDVLAAPLIAQQQVGQDSKVKPGYFFYDLNAKVNYDFGAKNKLYVSGYFGRDKFNIREKSSDSQNRSGLNWGNATATLRWNHLINQKLFVNTSLIYSHFNFNIFSNDKRYEKGVLTDEFSLKYNSLIRDYSLKTDFDYYLSAQHSLKFGAQVTAHRFVPSALALEGDFSDSDIDLQAKPINTMEAGAYVEDTWHPFTTLKVNGGFRLSFFETNSKIYVRPEPRISAALKLAKDFSMKASYAKMNQYVHLLSNTGLGLPTDLWVPTTDRVAPQQSSQVAFGFAKDLEKPGLALTLEGYYKKMNNIISYKEGSSFISLDGDNANELNWEDNITTGKGWSYGAEFMVQKKTGKLSGWVGYTLSWTQWKFPELNFGKTFYPRYDRRNDLSVVGIYELSKRITLSATWVYGTGNALTIPISKFMTYENRLVPNNWGIPANSGSVTNEYGEKNGFRAEPYHRMDVAIQFHKKKKRHERTWEFGLYNAYSRRNPFFYNINSKLDENTGQRTNVLTRYSLFPVLPSFSYNFKF from the coding sequence ATGCCCAAAACCTTCTACCAGTTACTAGTGCTTGTTCTCGTTTCCGTTCAGGCTATTGCTCAGGAGCAGATTACCATTAGTGGGTTTGTCCGCGAAAAAGGAAGTCTGGAACTGCTGCCGGGGGTGAATGTTTACCTGCTAAACTCCACCATTGGAACCGTTACCAACACGTACGGATTTTACTCGCTGACCATTCCTAAGTCCGATTCAGTTACTATTTCTTATTCTTTTGTGGGTTATGAAAGACAGGAAATAAGGACTGGGAATGTGGCCAGCCAGCAGATTGACCTTTCATTAGCCACGGCCAATCAGCTGGAAGAAGTGATTATTTCGGGCAGGCGGCAGGATGAAAAAGTGAGCGAGTCGGTGCAGATGAGCCAGATTGAAATTCCTATTTCCCAAATCAAGAAAATTCCGGCTTTTTTTGGTGAGAAGGACGTGATCCGCGTGCTGCAACTCATGCCTGGCGTCCAGAAAGGAACGGAAGGCCAAACAGGCTTGTACGTGCGCGGCGGCGGGCCCGACCAGAACCTAATTATTCTGGACGATGCTGTTGTGTATAATGCGAGCCACCTTTTTGGCTTTTTCTCCGTCTTTAACAGCGATGCGCTCAAAAGCGTTGAGCTAACAAAAGGAGGTTTTCCTGCACGCTATGGCGGGCGGCTTTCATCGGTTGTAGAAATGAATATGAAAGAAGGAAGCAAGGAAAAACTGCATGGCGAAGGCGGCATAGGGCTTATTTCTTCCCGACTGACGCTAGAAGGTCCTTTGGCAAAGAAAAAATCCTCCTTCCTCATTTCCGCGCGACGTACATACATTGACGTTCTGGCCGCACCGTTGATTGCACAACAACAAGTGGGTCAGGACAGCAAGGTGAAGCCTGGCTATTTCTTTTACGATCTCAATGCAAAAGTGAACTACGATTTCGGGGCAAAAAACAAGCTGTATGTCAGTGGCTATTTTGGCCGTGACAAGTTCAATATCAGGGAAAAGAGCTCCGACAGCCAGAACAGGTCGGGGCTGAACTGGGGCAATGCTACGGCAACATTGCGATGGAATCATTTGATCAACCAAAAGCTTTTTGTAAACACATCGCTGATTTACAGCCATTTCAATTTCAATATCTTCTCCAATGATAAGCGATATGAAAAAGGAGTGCTGACGGACGAGTTCAGCTTGAAATACAACAGCCTGATCCGGGATTACAGCCTGAAAACGGATTTTGATTACTATCTCAGTGCCCAACACAGCCTGAAATTCGGGGCACAGGTTACTGCCCATCGATTTGTTCCTTCGGCGCTGGCGCTGGAAGGTGATTTTTCAGACAGTGACATTGATCTCCAAGCCAAACCCATCAACACGATGGAAGCCGGCGCTTATGTAGAAGACACCTGGCATCCGTTTACCACATTAAAGGTGAATGGCGGTTTCCGGTTAAGTTTTTTTGAAACAAACTCTAAAATATATGTGCGTCCGGAACCGAGGATTTCGGCTGCCTTGAAGCTTGCAAAGGATTTCTCTATGAAGGCCTCCTATGCCAAAATGAACCAGTATGTGCATCTTTTGAGCAATACGGGACTTGGGTTGCCTACCGATCTTTGGGTCCCGACCACAGATCGGGTTGCGCCGCAACAATCCAGCCAGGTTGCATTTGGCTTTGCAAAAGATCTAGAAAAGCCCGGCCTCGCGCTGACATTGGAAGGTTATTATAAGAAAATGAACAACATTATCAGTTATAAGGAAGGCTCATCATTTATCAGTTTGGATGGCGATAATGCCAACGAACTGAACTGGGAGGATAACATTACCACCGGAAAAGGCTGGTCATACGGCGCTGAATTTATGGTGCAAAAGAAAACAGGAAAGCTTTCTGGCTGGGTAGGATACACATTATCCTGGACACAGTGGAAATTCCCCGAACTCAATTTTGGCAAAACATTCTACCCCCGCTACGACCGCCGCAACGACCTTTCCGTTGTTGGGATTTACGAACTCAGCAAACGCATCACACTATCGGCGACGTGGGTTTACGGAACAGGAAATGCACTTACGATCCCGATTTCGAAGTTTATGACCTATGAAAACCGTTTAGTGCCTAATAACTGGGGCATACCGGCCAACAGCGGCAGTGTCACCAATGAATACGGAGAGAAAAACGGTTTTCGGGCGGAGCCCTATCATCGGATGGACGTTGCCATCCAGTTTCATAAGAAGAAAAAACGGCATGAACGAACCTGGGAATTTGGACTTTACAATGCATATAGCCGCAGAAATCCGTTTTTCTATAACATTAATTCAAAGCTGGATGAAAATACAGGCCAACGAACCAACGTCCTGACGCGCTATTCGCTGTTTCCTGTGCTTCCTTCCTTTAGCTATAATTTTAAATTCTGA
- a CDS encoding DUF4249 domain-containing protein, translated as MRFTKALNHINKPVFFLLLVCAGLLSGCEGLINDLDQDKLPKVEIKLAVSCYISPQNPRLEAIITESQPIFGPASYNPVIVTNAEVILADDVNQVRLVFDDSLQNYVADSSAFKIVAGKSYTLTVNDGKRFVKAECTVPFNSVKTMDLAVDKEWNGYGTDSSAWFKFTWEDIKGESNYYALRGAYTLEETVPQFYPETGETSPFRHSNRYDMYAYGRGTYNDINLDGIKFNAPRSGVYLSPRRTITYRDKNGVEKSVDNDPRLRDVRVEVMCIDEHYYKFRRSLENNDDNPFVEPTLVYTNIEGGLGCFASFNAVGLTVNP; from the coding sequence ATGCGCTTCACAAAGGCCTTGAATCATATAAATAAGCCGGTGTTTTTTCTGTTGCTGGTATGCGCTGGTTTGTTGTCCGGATGTGAAGGTCTGATCAACGACCTGGATCAGGATAAGCTTCCCAAAGTTGAGATCAAACTGGCCGTTTCCTGCTATATATCACCACAAAACCCCCGCCTGGAAGCGATTATCACCGAATCGCAGCCTATTTTCGGGCCGGCGAGCTATAACCCGGTGATTGTTACAAATGCAGAAGTGATCCTGGCGGATGATGTCAATCAGGTCCGGCTTGTTTTTGATGATTCTCTTCAGAATTACGTTGCAGATAGCAGCGCCTTCAAGATCGTCGCGGGTAAATCCTATACATTGACGGTTAATGATGGAAAGAGGTTTGTTAAGGCAGAATGTACGGTGCCATTCAACTCAGTAAAAACAATGGATCTGGCAGTTGATAAAGAATGGAATGGATATGGAACTGATTCGTCGGCCTGGTTCAAATTTACTTGGGAAGATATAAAGGGAGAGAGCAATTATTATGCGCTTCGCGGCGCCTATACGCTGGAAGAAACGGTGCCCCAATTTTATCCCGAGACTGGCGAAACTTCCCCGTTCCGTCATAGTAACAGATATGATATGTATGCTTATGGCAGAGGGACCTACAATGATATTAACCTGGACGGAATTAAGTTCAATGCACCCAGAAGCGGTGTTTACCTAAGTCCGAGAAGAACAATCACCTATCGGGACAAGAATGGTGTCGAAAAATCGGTTGACAACGATCCCCGCCTGCGCGACGTGCGGGTGGAAGTCATGTGCATTGACGAGCATTACTATAAATTCAGACGATCATTAGAAAACAACGATGACAATCCTTTTGTAGAACCGACGTTAGTATATACCAACATTGAAGGTGGTCTGGGCTGTTTTGCATCTTTTAATGCCGTAGGCCTGACCGTTAATCCCTAG
- a CDS encoding SGNH/GDSL hydrolase family protein, protein MIEDQKTKPHIKNPDHSLSRRRFFLHSGAAIFTTTLLSSCEGLIEDIFPKSDKVDDEEQVPDRDKTLAFFGDSLTIGAGGTAPYGSIVAAALSGRPVLSDGIVGQVASRIAVRQGGTPLTISIEGDKLNGIKPVKITKLSNQFLSTPTNYDEYSRTGSIGGVRCTIRRTASESGENYTITPATVSVLDVPADSEFILDDASRLKTATQILWYGRNNIGKPDAEEQIIAALDSSIAYIAAPARYIVVGVLLAQSDRKGTENFDQVAAINEKLAAKYGKSFVEMTPPTDAELAEISYSPSNDDRTDLENFNFPRGLRADVGSDEIHLNDKGYQIIANRVIKRIKELKY, encoded by the coding sequence ATGATTGAAGATCAGAAGACCAAACCGCACATTAAGAATCCAGACCATTCACTAAGCCGCAGGCGTTTCTTTCTCCATTCTGGGGCGGCCATTTTCACAACCACACTATTATCGTCCTGCGAAGGATTAATAGAAGATATTTTTCCAAAGAGCGATAAAGTTGATGACGAAGAACAAGTGCCGGACAGGGACAAAACACTGGCATTTTTTGGGGACAGCCTCACGATTGGAGCCGGTGGGACGGCGCCCTATGGAAGCATTGTGGCGGCCGCACTATCAGGCAGGCCGGTTCTGAGCGACGGAATTGTGGGGCAAGTTGCGTCACGTATTGCTGTGAGACAGGGCGGCACGCCGTTGACTATTTCTATCGAAGGCGATAAGCTGAATGGCATTAAGCCAGTCAAGATCACGAAATTGAGCAATCAATTTTTATCCACACCTACAAATTACGACGAATACAGCCGAACAGGCTCGATCGGCGGCGTAAGGTGCACCATCCGGCGAACTGCCAGTGAATCAGGCGAAAATTACACCATCACGCCAGCCACGGTTAGCGTGCTGGATGTTCCCGCTGATTCGGAATTTATATTGGATGACGCTTCCCGGCTAAAAACAGCCACCCAGATCTTATGGTACGGCCGGAATAACATTGGGAAACCAGATGCCGAAGAACAGATTATTGCTGCCCTGGACAGTTCAATAGCCTACATTGCAGCTCCGGCGCGCTACATTGTTGTAGGCGTCCTGCTTGCACAATCGGACAGGAAAGGGACTGAAAATTTTGATCAGGTTGCTGCAATTAACGAAAAACTGGCGGCTAAATATGGTAAATCATTCGTGGAAATGACACCGCCAACGGATGCCGAGCTCGCAGAGATCAGTTATAGCCCGTCAAATGACGACAGAACGGATCTGGAAAATTTTAATTTCCCGAGAGGGCTGAGAGCGGATGTTGGCTCTGATGAAATCCATTTGAATGATAAGGGTTACCAGATCATTGCAAACCGCGTTATTAAACGCATTAAGGAGCTGAAATACTAG
- a CDS encoding RNA polymerase sigma factor, giving the protein MDKLEEILAGCRRQDRQAQEKLYRQFYPVLFALCRKFFDDKHEILTAVNNGMLRVFKNIDQFDDQKGEFFNWLYTTVRNAALTQLRDSKTQHFDYEEIKDDMRFESDENPFDRLDAADIIVYLSALPVATRRVFGLFYLDGFSIKEIGESLDISDGTVKWHLSEGRKKLKVIFEKIF; this is encoded by the coding sequence TTGGATAAATTAGAGGAAATATTAGCGGGTTGTCGGCGTCAGGATCGTCAGGCCCAGGAGAAGCTGTATCGCCAGTTTTATCCTGTGCTTTTTGCATTATGCAGGAAATTTTTCGATGACAAACATGAAATATTGACTGCCGTTAATAATGGAATGTTAAGAGTTTTCAAAAACATAGATCAGTTTGATGACCAGAAAGGCGAGTTTTTCAATTGGCTGTACACAACGGTCAGGAATGCGGCACTAACACAGCTCCGGGACAGCAAAACGCAGCATTTTGATTACGAAGAAATCAAGGATGATATGCGTTTCGAGTCCGATGAAAATCCATTTGACAGGCTCGATGCTGCCGACATTATCGTTTACTTATCCGCGTTACCCGTGGCCACACGCCGCGTGTTCGGTTTGTTTTATCTGGATGGTTTTAGCATTAAGGAAATTGGAGAATCGTTGGACATTTCGGATGGTACGGTTAAATGGCATTTGAGCGAAGGCCGAAAAAAGCTGAAAGTAATATTTGAAAAGATCTTTTAA
- a CDS encoding T9SS type A sorting domain-containing protein, with protein MKTLISSLVIAAAVAMSSASFAQSNHTFGVSKETKDVNFEVKSIVEGKIDVTVMKNKGESLSIKLTDTNGNTLATKALDKNDPASRVRFNLNELPNGIYHVVITEGTFKETKEVILDTQNVDSYRTITMG; from the coding sequence ATGAAAACGCTTATTTCCTCCCTGGTAATCGCCGCAGCAGTGGCCATGTCATCGGCTAGTTTCGCTCAAAGCAACCATACATTCGGTGTTTCCAAAGAAACCAAAGATGTGAATTTCGAAGTAAAATCAATTGTAGAGGGTAAAATTGATGTTACGGTTATGAAAAACAAAGGCGAAAGTCTTTCTATCAAACTAACCGATACGAACGGAAACACACTTGCTACCAAGGCATTGGATAAAAATGATCCTGCATCGCGTGTACGGTTTAACCTGAACGAGCTTCCAAACGGTATTTACCATGTGGTGATCACCGAAGGCACATTCAAGGAAACCAAAGAAGTGATCCTGGATACGCAAAATGTGGATAGTTACCGGACCATTACGATGGGTTAA